Part of the Zingiber officinale cultivar Zhangliang chromosome 6A, Zo_v1.1, whole genome shotgun sequence genome, CAGATGATCTACTCAAAGTATTTCATCTAAACATACTAAAAAATTGATTTCCTGAACAGAACAAGATAAGAACAAGTACTGAAAATATGATAAGTTTGTTGGACGTTGTTGGAGATTCTGAGAAAAATgattgaatttgaaattataaaattaaatcagTCCGTCTTTCTCTATTGAGAGGCCTGTATAGATAATTTTAAGTTGCCGGTGAGATTAATTTTTGTCAAGTGCTATCGAGTCGGAACGTTAGTTGCCCAAATAGATACCGAGTTGAGAGGAAAAGATGTCAGGTACAACAGAATTGAGATGGTGAATACCGAGTGCTCTAGAGTGGATGTCGAATTTCTCGAGTAGATGCCGACTCAGATGCAAGCTGACTAAATCATCGAGTCAGGAAATGAAGATGTCGAGTCGGGAAAGGTTCTTGATTGCTCAGAAAGTAAGACACTCAGGCCTACATTCAACGtagattttttaaaacatatttttttcACTTCCGATTGTATTTTGAGATTATTTGGATCATATATTTTTCAGGATATAATGATCAACCGTGATCTACACCGAACATTAATAGTCATAAAAAACTAAAAGGTATCCAAATACTATCATAAGTATTCCGCCAAACAAAAGATCATTACAGAGAGGCTGAGAGCTAAGTGGAAATgtgtggatggagatttctttaCTATAAATTTTGCTTATGTTCTTTTGTTCAAATTCTAGTCTTCTTCTTTGATTATATTAGTACCCTTGTCCAAATCGAATTGTCAGCCAAATCAGGTTAGGCATATTTTATCCCAATCGATCTGACATTCGACACGTATAGATTATGCTAACATACAAATCAACTTAATTCAATGTAAATCCAAAACTTGAATTTACATCCCCTGTACATCCATACATACAATAATATAAAACAACTAACTAATCTTAAAACTTCCCATACAACTTAACATCTCATTCATAATAAAATCTTCATTTCCTGACCACCCATTCACATTTTTACCCAAGTTAAaattagaattcagtaagctctTATTCATTTTTCAATTTAACTCTTCAAATTTATACTACAAATTAACTATTGATTTTGCAATTATTCtctttcaatttaattaaataagtgaacacttaatttatataattaatcaattaaaataattaacaacaAATtccagttttttttaaaattactttaactaGACAACACTTTGAAACTTCCCTTTGTTTTCTCCTAAGTGGCTAAGGGATATGTGAGTTATGAAAACATGGAAagcattttgaaaatattaaactTCATAGGGTATTTTTAAAAAGAGGCAAATGTATAGGGGCAATGTCGAATTTCTTACTTTGATGGGAGGTTTATGTAAGTAAGAAGTCAACGCCGAGAAAGTTGGGAAACAAAATAGattttctttttagaaaaaaaactttttttcttttttcctaaaACTAATTACAAGTCTTATATCGATTTTTTATTTTGCAAAAAATATTAACAGCAGTGCCTCGTGGTCTTCCTTCTCAGGCGAGGAAGACGCGAATGCTGCCGGTTTTGTCGCCTTCGCAAACTGGGCACGCGTCGGCCGCGGCGTCACAGGCTTCGCACAGGCAGAGGTGGCGGCAGGGGAGGAGCACCATCATCGCCGGTCGGCCTCGGCACGCACGGCACGTGCGCGCCGCGTCGTTGCGGTTTGGGTCAACAATGGCCGACCCCGCATCCTCGGCCGGCGGGGCGTCTCCACTCCGCGCCTGGGATAGCGCTGCCGCTGCGGCTGCTGCCTGCTGGAGTTGAGAGTGGAGGGAAGCTGCCATCACCTGGTCGGCCATGGCCTTGGCTTGCCACGCGTTCGACTCGCTTCGGAGGCGGACGAGGCGGTTCTGGAGCTCGGCGCTCCTCTGCGCCGCTCTCTCCACCTCCGCCTGCTTCTCCCGGATGCGATTCGCGGCGTCCACGCTAGCGGCGCACAACAAAGATCGGTAGTGCATCCGATGCCTCTCCACCAGCGCGATCTGTAGTTGCTCGCCCTGAAAAGGAGAAGTACAACACTTTTTCGAAGCCGTAATCGGACAAATTAATCGATCGGAGAAGGGATTAGAAGCGAATGGTACCTGGGCGCGAAGGAATTGCTCGATTTCTTCCTTGTGCCGGTCGATTTGGGAGATTAGGTCAATGGACAAAAGAAAAGAGGGgagggaagaggaagagaagggaagGGGATTGGTCACGGTTTGGGTTTGCTGTTGGTATTGTTCTTCCAAAGAAAGACGGAGGCCGGTGGATACAACCGGAGGCGGGTGGCTCTGTACCTGTGCAAGGCTGACGATCACCGGAGATGAAAACGGG contains:
- the LOC121998035 gene encoding BOI-related E3 ubiquitin-protein ligase 1-like isoform X2, yielding MDLPRAAAGFLDPSALLLTGGVAGNPRKRGAESIADPAAALPQQNGSVDLLSLRPQHNRTPFSSPVIVSLAQVQSHPPPVVSTGLRLSLEEQYQQQTQTVTNPLPFSSSSLPSFLLSIDLISQIDRHKEEIEQFLRAQVPFASNPFSDRLICPITASKKCCTSPFQGEQLQIALVERHRMHYRSLLCAASVDAANRIREKQAEVERAAQRSAELQNRLVRLRSESNAWQAKAMADQVMAASLHSQLQQAAAAAAALSQARSGDAPPAEDAGSAIVDPNRNDAARTCRACRGRPAMMVLLPCRHLCLCEACDAAADACPVCEGDKTGSIRVFLA
- the LOC121998035 gene encoding BOI-related E3 ubiquitin-protein ligase 1-like isoform X1; protein product: MAVHSRRACNFPFQMGGERDRKEMDLPRAAAGFLDPSALLLTGGVAGNPRKRGAESIADPAAALPQQNGSVDLLSLRPQHNRTPFSSPVIVSLAQVQSHPPPVVSTGLRLSLEEQYQQQTQTVTNPLPFSSSSLPSFLLSIDLISQIDRHKEEIEQFLRAQVPFASNPFSDRLICPITASKKCCTSPFQGEQLQIALVERHRMHYRSLLCAASVDAANRIREKQAEVERAAQRSAELQNRLVRLRSESNAWQAKAMADQVMAASLHSQLQQAAAAAAALSQARSGDAPPAEDAGSAIVDPNRNDAARTCRACRGRPAMMVLLPCRHLCLCEACDAAADACPVCEGDKTGSIRVFLA
- the LOC121998035 gene encoding BOI-related E3 ubiquitin-protein ligase 1-like isoform X3, which gives rise to MAVHSRRACNFPFQMGGERDRKEMDLPRAAAGFLDPSALLLTGGVAGNPRKRGAESIADPAAALPQQNGSVDLLSLRPQHNRTPFSSPVIVSLAQVQSHPPPVVSTGLRLSLEEQYQQQTQTVTNPLPFSSSSLPSFLLSIDLISQIDRHKEEIEQFLRAQGEQLQIALVERHRMHYRSLLCAASVDAANRIREKQAEVERAAQRSAELQNRLVRLRSESNAWQAKAMADQVMAASLHSQLQQAAAAAAALSQARSGDAPPAEDAGSAIVDPNRNDAARTCRACRGRPAMMVLLPCRHLCLCEACDAAADACPVCEGDKTGSIRVFLA